In the Gossypium raimondii isolate GPD5lz chromosome 9, ASM2569854v1, whole genome shotgun sequence genome, one interval contains:
- the LOC105800351 gene encoding uncharacterized protein LOC105800351 isoform X1 — translation MEEAAGNNNNNDELQLSIDKISNGSGTNGSHIEPNPTLKSNLKKTTTAAADDNDGEGELMKTERRKVSWPDAHGKDIAHVREFEPSVSDDGELEGVRRSCVCVIQ, via the exons ATGGAAGAAGCAGCaggtaataataacaataatgatgAATTACAGTTAAGCATCGACAAGATCAGCAATGGCAGTGGGACTAATGGCTCCCACATTGAACCAAACCCAACTCTGAAGAGTAATCTGAAGAAAACAACTACAGCAGCAGCAGATGATAATGATGGAGAGGGTGAGTTAATGAAGACTGAAAGGAGGAAAGTAAGTTGGCCAGATGCTCATGGAAAAGATATTGCTCATGTTCGAGAGTTCGAGCCAAG TGTGTCAGATGATGGGGAGCTGGAAGGGGTTAGGAGGTCTTGCGTTTGTGTCATTCAATGA
- the LOC105800351 gene encoding uncharacterized protein LOC105800351 isoform X2 has protein sequence MEEAAGNNNNNDELQLSIDKISNGSGTNGSHIEPNPTLKSNLKKTTTAAADDNDGEGELMKTERRKVSWPDAHGKDIAHVREFEPR, from the exons ATGGAAGAAGCAGCaggtaataataacaataatgatgAATTACAGTTAAGCATCGACAAGATCAGCAATGGCAGTGGGACTAATGGCTCCCACATTGAACCAAACCCAACTCTGAAGAGTAATCTGAAGAAAACAACTACAGCAGCAGCAGATGATAATGATGGAGAGGGTGAGTTAATGAAGACTGAAAGGAGGAAAGTAAGTTGGCCAGATGCTCATGGAAAAGATATTGCTCATGTTCGAGAGTTCGAGCCAAG ATGA